Proteins encoded within one genomic window of Anopheles gambiae chromosome 3, idAnoGambNW_F1_1, whole genome shotgun sequence:
- the LOC1278907 gene encoding fibrinogen-like protein A has translation MFVANIILGFVLVLILTSKVYSTEPNVTDKNCGGFAFEMLVTKLEYLQHTLSEMDAVMKHTEKTLFQAINQIGQTLDQKLSHQENLTQGLLTVINQQSQTMVNNLTTMQNHFNHMFSNHSWSINELMWNEIRMLVSKNDVPRSKIDSGEHPQAVTFRSCKENPSQLSGKYIIQSTEADEPFLGYCEQTAFAGGWLVFQHRYDGSVGFYRNWTEYRDGFGSIDGEFWLGLEQLHRLTSARVYELLVELKDFSGNYMYARYDEFAIGSEAQQYQLTKLGSYSGTAGDSLIYHKDAKFSTRDRDNDDNQGGNCASRCSGAWWYKNCADSNLNGVYMRENGAKAMSWYHYRLSRFGLAYSRLMIRERQQINKRNG, from the coding sequence ATGTTTGTGGCAAACATAATATTGGGCTTTgtgttggttttgattttaacATCGAAGGTGTACAGTACTGAGCCAAATGTAACAGATAAGAATTGCGGTGGATTTGCATTTGAAATGTTAGTGACTAAGCTAGAATATCTtcagcacacactaagcgaGATGGATGCCGTGATGAAGCATACCGAAAAGACACTATTTCAGGCAATAAATCAGATAGGTCAAACACTTGACCAGAAGCTGTCACATCAGGAAAACCTGACGCAAGGCTTATTAACAGTCATCAATCAGCAAAGCCAGACAATGGTGAACAATCTTACCACAATGCAGAACCATTTCAATCACATGTTTTCGAATCATAGCTGGTCGATAAACGAACTGATGTGGAATGAGATTAGAATGCTTGTATCGAAAAACGATGTACCACGATCTAAGATCGATTCCGGTGAACATCCTCAAGCTGTAACGTTTCGATCGTGCAAGGAAAATCCATCGCAGCTGTCCGGCAAGTACATCATTCAGTCTACCGAAGCCGATGAACCGTTCCTGGGATATTGCGAACAGACTGCATTTGCAGGAGGTTGGTTGGTGTTTCAGCATCGTTACGATGGATCGGTCGGCTTTTACCGCAACTGGACCGAGTATCGGGACGGGTTTGGAAGCATTGATGGGGAGTTCTGGCTCGGGTTGGAGCAGTTGCACCGTTTGACGTCGGCACGAGTGTACGAGCTCTTGGTGGAGTTGAAAGATTTTTCTGGAAACTACATGTATGCACGTTACGATGAATTCGCGATCGGAAGTGAGGCGCAGCAATATCAGCTAACGAAGCTGGGATCGTACAGCGGTACGGCAGGAGACTCATTAATTTATCACAAAGACGCGAAGTTTTCGACGAGGGATCGAGACAACGATGACAATCAGGGGGGAAACTGTGCTTCCCGGTGCAGCGGAGCATGGTGGTACAAGAACTGTGCCGATTCCAACCTTAATGGCGTTTATATGAGAGAAAACGGAGCCAAAGCAATGAGCTGGTACCACTACAGATTATCTAGATTTGGTTTAGCTTACTCAAGACTGATGATTCGTGAAAGACAACAGATCAATAAAAGAAATGGATAA